A window of the Xenopus laevis strain J_2021 chromosome 9_10L, Xenopus_laevis_v10.1, whole genome shotgun sequence genome harbors these coding sequences:
- the LOC108701635 gene encoding ankyrin repeat and SAM domain-containing protein 3 isoform X1 — MNREMAELSDEASETEMLSHSLSIWYGEPLDDAELPLDLHTAASIGQYDVVQHFVRRRDVDLNQQNLGGWTPLMYASYIGHDAIVSLLLEAGVDVNCSTPSGQTPLMLAASCGNESVAYFLLQQGAELESRDNRGWTALFHCTSSGHQRMLRFLLENGANGDVREPLYGFTPLMEAAASGHEVIVQHLLNHGVKVAETDRNGDTARMLAARFGHSRIISLLDSHRPRGSRAHNRGSAVRHEDLSSSDESTSTPQRSRPQRKPKGPSIHDGPQALAKITGGGGGGGGNQAAYGNVPPKGYVTFSGQDAAGDENLCYRDVTSPINELDVESNGSSRDEDDTGRLQSSSSEGPCPNPDVSSEASLESNEDSDSGAETASRKPSKPLAKGKQRNGDTHTFQGGSDCRFSNSVLNLEAQAYTGPKDLSEMLEQIGCSKYLPVFEEQDVNLRIFLTLTETDLREVGITLFGPKRKMTSAIARWHSSTRPPGDALEQVYADRLEAEMQELAIQLHKKCEETELLKAQVAQERELRTVAESCLMEQESQCRAFRCQLETAGNHANDAQRAITQLRSCQQELSLRLGKATAPRTKGAHGRTTGLEGMSAASMKSMSMVELSLSMEEITATLGKSTRAVQENLEKLRMPDKGRHKWPDP, encoded by the exons ATGA ACAGGGAGATGGCAGAGCTGAGTGATGAAGCCAGTGAGACAGAGATGCTGAGCCACAGCCTGTCTATTTGGTATGGGGAGCCTCTGGATGATGCAGAGTTACCACTGGACCTACACACCGCAGCCTCTATTGGACAGTATGATGTGGTTCAGCACTTTGTGCGCAG GAGGGATGTTGATCTGAACCAGCAGAACCTGGGAGGATGGACACCCCTTATGTATGCTTCTTACATTGGCCATGACGCTATAGTCAGCCTGCTGCTGGAGGCAGGTGTGGATGTGAACTGTAGTACTCCTAGCGGGCAGACCCCTTTGATGCTGGCGGCCAGCTGCGGAAATGAGAGTGTGGCCTACTTCTTGCTGCAG CAAGGGGCAGAGTTGGAGTCAAGAGATAACCGAGGCTGGACAGCCTTATTCCACTGCACTAGCTCAGGTCACCAAAGGATGCTTCGCTTCTTATTGGAGAATGGAGCAAATGGGGATGTCAG AGAACCTCTCTATGGCTTCACACCTCTCATGGAAGCGGCAGCATCTGGTCATGAGGTAATCGTGCAGCACCTACTGAATCAT GGAGTGAAGGTGGCTGAGACAGATCGAAATGGGGATACTGCTCGTATGTTGGCAGCAAGGTTTGGACATTCCAGGATTATTTCTCTCCTGGACTCTCACCGGCCTCGGGGGTCCCGAGCGCACAACAGGGGATCAG CAGTGCGCCACGAAGATCTCAGTTCTTCAGATGAGTCTACTTCAACTCCTCAACGTTCTAGACCTCAGCGAAAGCCCAAGGGTCCCAGCATTCATGATGGACCCCAAGCCTTAGCCAAGATAACAGGGGgaggaggtggtggtggtggaaaCCAGGCTGCTTATG GCAATGTCCCACCTAAAGGGTATGTAACATTTAGCGGACAGGATGCTGCAGGAGATGAAAACTTGTGTTACAGAGATGTCACTTCTCCTATCAATGAGCTTGATGTTGAAAGCAATGGCAGCAGCAGAG ATGAAGACGATACTGGTAGACTGCAGAGCAGCAGTAGCGAGGGCCCATGTCCCAATCCAGATGTGAGCAGTGAAGCTTCACTGGAGAGTAATGAG GATTCCGACTCCGGAGCAGAAACTGCAAGCCGAAAACCATCCAAACCATTGGCCAAGGGGAAACAACGCAATGGAGATACCCACACTTTTCAAGGGGGTTCAGACTGCAGGTTTTCCAATTCTGTACTGAACCTAGAAGCACAAGCCTACACTGGGCCTAAG GACCTATCGGAGATGCTGGAGCAGATTGGCTGCTCAAAGTATTTGCCTGTCTTCGAAGAGCAAGATgtgaatttgcgaatttttctcaCCCTTACAGAGACAGACCTGCGTGAAGTTGGCATCAC cctgtttggccCGAAGAGGAAGATGACATCAGCCATAGCTCGCTGGCACAGCTCTACTCGCCCTCCTGGGGATGCCCTAGAGCAGGTTTATGCTGACCGGCTGGAGGCAGAGATGCAGGAATTAGCCATACAGCTGCATAAG AAGTGTGAGGAGACAGAACTGCTAAAGGCCCAGGTAGCCCAGGAGCGTGAGCTACGTACTGTGGCTGAAAGTTGCCTCATGGAGCAAGAATCCCAATGTCGAGCCTTCCGGTGTCAACTGGAGACTGCAGGTAACCATGCCAACGATGCCCAGCGTGCCATCACACAGCTCAG GAGCTGCCAGCAGGAGCTGTCACTTCGACTGGGAAAAGCTACTGCTCCAAGAACAAAGGGGGCTCATGGCAGAACCACAG GACTTGAAGGGATGAGTGCAGCTTCTATGAAGTCCATGTCCATGGTAGAACTATCCTTGTCAATGGAAGAAATTACTGCAACATTAG GGAAATCTACAAGAGCAGTACAGGAAAACCTGGAGAAGCTGCGCATGCCAGACAAGGGGAGACATAAATGGCCGGATCCGTGA
- the LOC108701635 gene encoding ankyrin repeat and SAM domain-containing protein 3 isoform X2 gives MAELSDEASETEMLSHSLSIWYGEPLDDAELPLDLHTAASIGQYDVVQHFVRRRDVDLNQQNLGGWTPLMYASYIGHDAIVSLLLEAGVDVNCSTPSGQTPLMLAASCGNESVAYFLLQQGAELESRDNRGWTALFHCTSSGHQRMLRFLLENGANGDVREPLYGFTPLMEAAASGHEVIVQHLLNHGVKVAETDRNGDTARMLAARFGHSRIISLLDSHRPRGSRAHNRGSAVRHEDLSSSDESTSTPQRSRPQRKPKGPSIHDGPQALAKITGGGGGGGGNQAAYGNVPPKGYVTFSGQDAAGDENLCYRDVTSPINELDVESNGSSRDEDDTGRLQSSSSEGPCPNPDVSSEASLESNEDSDSGAETASRKPSKPLAKGKQRNGDTHTFQGGSDCRFSNSVLNLEAQAYTGPKDLSEMLEQIGCSKYLPVFEEQDVNLRIFLTLTETDLREVGITLFGPKRKMTSAIARWHSSTRPPGDALEQVYADRLEAEMQELAIQLHKKCEETELLKAQVAQERELRTVAESCLMEQESQCRAFRCQLETAGNHANDAQRAITQLRSCQQELSLRLGKATAPRTKGAHGRTTGLEGMSAASMKSMSMVELSLSMEEITATLGKSTRAVQENLEKLRMPDKGRHKWPDP, from the exons ATGGCAGAGCTGAGTGATGAAGCCAGTGAGACAGAGATGCTGAGCCACAGCCTGTCTATTTGGTATGGGGAGCCTCTGGATGATGCAGAGTTACCACTGGACCTACACACCGCAGCCTCTATTGGACAGTATGATGTGGTTCAGCACTTTGTGCGCAG GAGGGATGTTGATCTGAACCAGCAGAACCTGGGAGGATGGACACCCCTTATGTATGCTTCTTACATTGGCCATGACGCTATAGTCAGCCTGCTGCTGGAGGCAGGTGTGGATGTGAACTGTAGTACTCCTAGCGGGCAGACCCCTTTGATGCTGGCGGCCAGCTGCGGAAATGAGAGTGTGGCCTACTTCTTGCTGCAG CAAGGGGCAGAGTTGGAGTCAAGAGATAACCGAGGCTGGACAGCCTTATTCCACTGCACTAGCTCAGGTCACCAAAGGATGCTTCGCTTCTTATTGGAGAATGGAGCAAATGGGGATGTCAG AGAACCTCTCTATGGCTTCACACCTCTCATGGAAGCGGCAGCATCTGGTCATGAGGTAATCGTGCAGCACCTACTGAATCAT GGAGTGAAGGTGGCTGAGACAGATCGAAATGGGGATACTGCTCGTATGTTGGCAGCAAGGTTTGGACATTCCAGGATTATTTCTCTCCTGGACTCTCACCGGCCTCGGGGGTCCCGAGCGCACAACAGGGGATCAG CAGTGCGCCACGAAGATCTCAGTTCTTCAGATGAGTCTACTTCAACTCCTCAACGTTCTAGACCTCAGCGAAAGCCCAAGGGTCCCAGCATTCATGATGGACCCCAAGCCTTAGCCAAGATAACAGGGGgaggaggtggtggtggtggaaaCCAGGCTGCTTATG GCAATGTCCCACCTAAAGGGTATGTAACATTTAGCGGACAGGATGCTGCAGGAGATGAAAACTTGTGTTACAGAGATGTCACTTCTCCTATCAATGAGCTTGATGTTGAAAGCAATGGCAGCAGCAGAG ATGAAGACGATACTGGTAGACTGCAGAGCAGCAGTAGCGAGGGCCCATGTCCCAATCCAGATGTGAGCAGTGAAGCTTCACTGGAGAGTAATGAG GATTCCGACTCCGGAGCAGAAACTGCAAGCCGAAAACCATCCAAACCATTGGCCAAGGGGAAACAACGCAATGGAGATACCCACACTTTTCAAGGGGGTTCAGACTGCAGGTTTTCCAATTCTGTACTGAACCTAGAAGCACAAGCCTACACTGGGCCTAAG GACCTATCGGAGATGCTGGAGCAGATTGGCTGCTCAAAGTATTTGCCTGTCTTCGAAGAGCAAGATgtgaatttgcgaatttttctcaCCCTTACAGAGACAGACCTGCGTGAAGTTGGCATCAC cctgtttggccCGAAGAGGAAGATGACATCAGCCATAGCTCGCTGGCACAGCTCTACTCGCCCTCCTGGGGATGCCCTAGAGCAGGTTTATGCTGACCGGCTGGAGGCAGAGATGCAGGAATTAGCCATACAGCTGCATAAG AAGTGTGAGGAGACAGAACTGCTAAAGGCCCAGGTAGCCCAGGAGCGTGAGCTACGTACTGTGGCTGAAAGTTGCCTCATGGAGCAAGAATCCCAATGTCGAGCCTTCCGGTGTCAACTGGAGACTGCAGGTAACCATGCCAACGATGCCCAGCGTGCCATCACACAGCTCAG GAGCTGCCAGCAGGAGCTGTCACTTCGACTGGGAAAAGCTACTGCTCCAAGAACAAAGGGGGCTCATGGCAGAACCACAG GACTTGAAGGGATGAGTGCAGCTTCTATGAAGTCCATGTCCATGGTAGAACTATCCTTGTCAATGGAAGAAATTACTGCAACATTAG GGAAATCTACAAGAGCAGTACAGGAAAACCTGGAGAAGCTGCGCATGCCAGACAAGGGGAGACATAAATGGCCGGATCCGTGA